The DNA sequence GAGGCTGACATTCGACTTCGATCTGCGTTGTCGCAAACATGACCTATTACTTGAACATGGTCCTTATGGCGACAATTTCATCGATCCGAATCTCGTCGTACTCGAAGTAAAAGTGGAGCACAGTGTGCCGCTATGGCTTACACGTATCCTTCAGGAACTCGATTGTGAACAACGCAGCGCGTCTAAATTCTGCACGAGCACAGAGCTTCTATCGGGTGAAATTGCTTCACAACCAGTAATCAAGAACAACGTCGTAAAAGAATCTACAACTATTGGAGGAAAAGAAAATGGAGCAGATCAGCAACTTGTTTACATCTAATGGAACAGTAGTCTCAACTGTATGGATGAGCCTTGCCGCTATGGCGCTCGCCACAGTACTCAGCATTATCATTACGAAAGTATATCAAATCACATTTACAGGTGAACGTTACTCCCAATCATTCGTACATACAATCATCATGATGAGTGTCATTGTATCTGTAGTCATGAACGTCGTCAGTGATAATGCAGGCGTAGCATTCGGTCTCTTCGCGGTCTTTAGCCTAATACGTTTCCGCAGTGCTGTAACAGATGCCAAGGACATTGCCTATATCTTCTTCGGCCTATGTGTCGGTATGACAGCAGGCCTTTACCAGTTCGAACTTGCAATCGTACTTACTCTATTCGCTAGCTTGATCTTCTATATTCTTTATAAATTCAATTATGGTAAAGGTAAAGATACACAAATCCTTAAAGTACAAGTCCCAGAGAACTTGAACCATGAAAACTTGTTCGATGACATTCTTGATGCCCATACACTTTCGTATGCCATCCGTCAGGTTGAAACGACGAATCTTGGAACAATGATTATGTATACATTCGCTATCCGAGCAAAAGCCGATACGAAAGATCGTGAACTGCTTGATGCCATTCGTGAACGCAATGCGAACCTAAAAGTCTCATTATCTTATCTAGGAGATAAGAAAGACTAATCGCAGAACCAGATGAGAGCCTGTGTGCAAGCTGATGCCCAAATCGCTGAACACGGGCTCCTTCATCCAGAGAAATGTAAGCGCTTGCTTACTTTGGCTAATTACTAAAATTCATTACCAACACTATACCATGTTCAAACAAATATGCAAAGCGAAATAATCGTTTTCAAACAAATAAGAGGAGATGCCCTGTTAACATCCCCTCTTATATTATTTAACGAGATGCTCCAGTAGTTCGAGCTCTCTTCTATAGTGTTCACAAGCAGTATCAATTTCAAGCCTGTTACCGAATTTATGTAAAA is a window from the Aciduricibacillus chroicocephali genome containing:
- a CDS encoding DUF4956 domain-containing protein; amino-acid sequence: MEQISNLFTSNGTVVSTVWMSLAAMALATVLSIIITKVYQITFTGERYSQSFVHTIIMMSVIVSVVMNVVSDNAGVAFGLFAVFSLIRFRSAVTDAKDIAYIFFGLCVGMTAGLYQFELAIVLTLFASLIFYILYKFNYGKGKDTQILKVQVPENLNHENLFDDILDAHTLSYAIRQVETTNLGTMIMYTFAIRAKADTKDRELLDAIRERNANLKVSLSYLGDKKD